A genomic region of Pseudomonas sp. KU43P contains the following coding sequences:
- a CDS encoding chemotaxis protein CheV produces the protein MAGVMDSVNQRTQLVGQNRLELLLFRLNGEQLYGINVFKVREVLQCPELTLLPKSHPVVRGVANIRGATIPILDLSMATGLPGLKEETRNSFVIITEYNTKTQGFLVHSVERIVNMNWEEIHPPPKGTGRDHYLTAVTRVDNRMVEIIDVEKVLAEVAPSSEQVSAGVVDAEVQDKAVLLRVLTVDDSSVARKQVSRCLQTVGVEVVALNDGRQALDYLRKLVDEGKRPEEEFLMMISDIEMPEMDGYTLTAEIRSDPRMQKLHICLHTSLSGVFNQAMVKKVGADDFLAKFKPDDLAQRVVDRIKAAH, from the coding sequence GGCGGGGGTAATGGATTCAGTCAACCAGCGCACTCAGCTGGTGGGGCAGAATCGCCTGGAGTTGCTGCTTTTCCGTCTCAATGGCGAGCAGCTCTACGGCATCAACGTATTCAAGGTTCGCGAGGTGCTGCAGTGCCCTGAGCTGACCTTGCTGCCCAAGTCGCACCCGGTGGTGCGCGGTGTGGCCAACATCCGCGGGGCGACCATCCCGATCCTCGACCTGTCGATGGCCACCGGCCTGCCCGGGTTGAAGGAAGAAACGCGCAACAGTTTCGTGATCATCACCGAGTACAACACCAAGACCCAGGGCTTTCTGGTGCATTCAGTCGAACGCATCGTCAACATGAACTGGGAAGAGATTCATCCGCCACCCAAGGGCACTGGCCGCGACCACTACCTGACCGCGGTCACCCGAGTGGACAACCGCATGGTCGAGATCATCGACGTGGAAAAGGTGCTGGCCGAGGTGGCGCCCTCCTCCGAACAGGTATCTGCCGGTGTGGTCGACGCCGAGGTGCAGGACAAGGCCGTGCTGTTGCGGGTGCTGACCGTCGACGATTCATCGGTGGCGCGCAAGCAGGTCAGTCGCTGCCTGCAGACCGTGGGTGTGGAAGTGGTGGCGCTCAACGACGGCCGTCAGGCCCTGGACTACCTGCGCAAGCTGGTGGACGAGGGCAAGCGGCCGGAAGAAGAGTTCCTGATGATGATCTCGGACATTGAAATGCCAGAAATGGACGGCTACACGCTGACTGCGGAGATCCGCAGCGACCCGCGTATGCAAAAATTGCACATCTGCCTGCATACTTCCCTGTCCGGGGTATTCAACCAGGCGATGGTCAAGAAGGTCGGTGCCGATGACTTCCTGGCCAAGTTCAAGCCGGACGACCTGGCCCAGCGCGTGGTCGACCGGATCAAGGCAGCGCATTGA
- the cheR gene encoding protein-glutamate O-methyltransferase CheR, with the protein MSTGNLEFEQFRVFLEKACGILLGENKQYLVSSRLNKLMEQQGIKSLGELVQRIQAQPRGGLRELVVDAMTTNETLWFRDTYPFEVLKNKVIPEFIRNNPGQRLRMWSAACSSGQEPYSISMAIDEFERSNLGQLKMGAQIVATDLSGSMLNNCKTGEYDSLAIARGLSQERLQRYFDTKAPGRWAVKPAIRSRVEFRSFNLLDSYAALGKFDIVFCRNVLIYFSAQVKKDILLRIHSTLKPGGYLFLGASEALNGLPDHYQMVQCSPGIIYQAK; encoded by the coding sequence GTGTCTACGGGTAATTTGGAGTTCGAACAGTTCCGGGTCTTCCTGGAGAAAGCCTGTGGCATCCTGCTGGGGGAGAATAAGCAGTACCTGGTTTCCAGCCGTCTCAACAAGCTGATGGAGCAACAGGGCATCAAGAGCCTGGGCGAGCTGGTCCAGCGCATCCAGGCCCAGCCGCGTGGCGGCCTGCGCGAGCTGGTGGTCGACGCCATGACCACCAACGAAACCCTGTGGTTTCGCGATACCTACCCGTTCGAAGTGCTGAAGAACAAGGTCATCCCCGAGTTCATCAGGAACAACCCCGGCCAGCGCCTGCGCATGTGGTCGGCGGCGTGCTCGTCGGGTCAGGAACCGTATTCCATTTCCATGGCCATCGACGAGTTCGAGCGCAGCAACCTGGGCCAGCTGAAGATGGGCGCGCAGATCGTCGCCACCGACCTGTCGGGCTCGATGCTGAACAACTGCAAGACCGGCGAATACGACAGCCTGGCGATTGCCCGCGGCTTGTCCCAGGAGCGCCTGCAGCGCTACTTCGACACCAAGGCGCCGGGGCGTTGGGCGGTGAAGCCGGCGATCCGCAGCCGGGTCGAGTTCCGCTCGTTCAACCTGCTCGACAGCTATGCGGCGCTGGGCAAGTTCGACATCGTGTTCTGCCGCAATGTGCTGATCTATTTCTCGGCGCAGGTGAAGAAGGACATTCTGTTGCGGATTCACAGTACCCTGAAGCCAGGCGGGTATCTGTTCCTGGGGGCGTCCGAGGCGCTCAATGGGTTGCCGGACCATTACCAGATGGTGCAGTGCAGCCCGGGGATCATCTACCAGGCCAAGTAG
- a CDS encoding GAD-like domain-containing protein, whose product MDEAFSIFLEEFGSPIESREVPPSSIQRYQGILPNQLLTYWREHGWCGYGEGIFWMVNPQDYDGVVESWLESTKFANSDKYHVIARSAFGDLYLWGETSGASLKITSILSRYSVHQSIYTGDRMDAGVRAFMVSKRVDTNDYGDLFKPAKKKLAPLHPDEMYGFTPAIMLGGADKLENLEKVKIVEHLIFLSQLTTLNPFDLPEL is encoded by the coding sequence ATGGACGAGGCTTTTTCAATTTTCCTAGAAGAATTCGGTTCGCCAATCGAGAGCAGGGAAGTTCCACCATCGAGCATTCAGCGCTATCAAGGCATACTCCCAAATCAGCTACTGACGTATTGGCGCGAGCACGGGTGGTGCGGCTATGGCGAGGGAATCTTCTGGATGGTCAATCCCCAAGACTATGACGGCGTTGTTGAATCCTGGCTTGAAAGCACCAAATTCGCGAACTCAGACAAGTACCATGTCATTGCGAGAAGCGCCTTTGGAGACCTTTACCTCTGGGGAGAAACCTCAGGTGCCTCGCTCAAAATCACCAGCATTCTTTCACGCTACAGCGTTCACCAATCTATTTACACCGGAGATAGAATGGATGCAGGCGTCAGGGCGTTCATGGTATCTAAAAGGGTTGACACCAATGACTATGGCGACCTTTTCAAACCGGCCAAGAAAAAACTCGCCCCCCTTCATCCAGATGAAATGTACGGATTCACCCCCGCCATCATGCTCGGCGGAGCGGACAAACTCGAGAACTTAGAAAAGGTAAAAATTGTGGAGCATTTAATATTTCTCTCACAACTCACCACACTTAACCCCTTCGACCTTCCCGAGCTTTGA
- a CDS encoding GAD-like domain-containing protein, which produces MDEAFSIFTESMGQPAYRQEVPPSSLERYKNRLPNQLLEYWAEHGWCGYADGLFWTVNPQDYEGVTASWLEGTALAARDTYHLIARSAFGDLYFFGEQTGFSLKIIGYLSCYVGKDRKIVNMDRHVQNFFAMRDRETDDFDDMFEPLKKRLGIVKHDEMYAFVPALSLGGTASLDHVEKVKAQEHLVFLSQIAPLEPYNFSDF; this is translated from the coding sequence ATGGACGAAGCATTCTCCATATTTACTGAATCAATGGGACAACCTGCATACCGACAGGAAGTTCCACCGTCAAGTCTAGAACGTTACAAAAATAGACTACCAAATCAATTGCTTGAATACTGGGCAGAACATGGCTGGTGTGGGTATGCTGACGGACTATTTTGGACTGTTAACCCGCAGGATTACGAAGGAGTGACGGCCTCATGGCTTGAGGGCACTGCACTTGCCGCTAGAGACACATACCATTTAATTGCAAGAAGCGCCTTTGGCGACCTTTATTTTTTTGGAGAGCAAACCGGGTTTTCACTGAAAATCATTGGTTACTTGTCATGCTACGTAGGAAAAGACAGAAAAATTGTCAACATGGATCGGCACGTACAAAATTTCTTTGCGATGCGCGATCGAGAAACTGATGACTTCGACGATATGTTTGAGCCTTTAAAGAAAAGACTCGGCATAGTGAAGCACGATGAAATGTATGCTTTTGTTCCCGCCTTGTCGCTTGGTGGAACAGCCAGCCTTGATCATGTCGAAAAGGTAAAAGCTCAAGAACACCTCGTTTTCCTATCCCAGATTGCGCCCCTTGAGCCGTATAATTTCTCGGATTTTTAA
- a CDS encoding DUF6861 domain-containing protein, with translation MWCDFPLYAMSGRHLMYLDYLVPSWLEIESRIIDAMGYQGGAHFLDHLNQTAPSLSLNLNRVKAVRSALNQAEWQASVMLRQRFAELEIASIVDDLLRVVRDMAMIVVASTLTGGAIGAGFGAFTGGAGVIPFGFGRTHYL, from the coding sequence ATGTGGTGTGATTTCCCCCTGTACGCGATGTCAGGGAGACACCTCATGTATCTGGATTACCTCGTGCCGTCATGGCTCGAGATCGAATCACGCATCATTGACGCAATGGGCTATCAAGGAGGCGCCCATTTTCTCGATCACCTCAACCAGACCGCCCCCTCGCTGTCCCTCAACCTGAATCGGGTCAAGGCGGTTCGCTCGGCCCTCAACCAGGCCGAGTGGCAAGCCAGCGTCATGCTGCGCCAACGCTTTGCCGAGCTTGAGATCGCCAGCATCGTCGATGACCTGCTGAGAGTGGTGAGGGACATGGCGATGATCGTCGTCGCCAGCACCCTCACCGGCGGCGCCATCGGCGCCGGGTTCGGGGCGTTTACCGGCGGTGCGGGGGTAATTCCCTTCGGCTTCGGCCGGACTCATTACCTGTGA
- the flgB gene encoding flagellar basal body rod protein FlgB, whose protein sequence is MSISFDKALGIHEKALGFRAQRAEVLANNIANADTPNYKARDMDFSSVLAAESQKQQSGRFAMERTNSRHIEAEGLAMNDESLQYRTPTQPSIDQNTVDAQIEQSNYTENAIGFQASFTLLNSKFKGLVSALRGE, encoded by the coding sequence ATGAGCATCAGTTTCGACAAGGCACTTGGTATCCACGAAAAAGCCCTGGGCTTCCGCGCCCAGCGTGCCGAGGTGCTGGCCAACAACATCGCCAACGCCGACACGCCGAACTACAAGGCGCGTGACATGGACTTCTCCTCGGTGCTCGCCGCCGAGAGCCAGAAGCAGCAGAGCGGCCGTTTCGCCATGGAGCGCACCAACAGCCGCCACATCGAGGCCGAAGGCCTGGCGATGAACGACGAGAGCCTGCAGTACCGCACGCCGACGCAGCCGTCGATCGACCAGAACACCGTGGATGCGCAGATCGAGCAATCGAACTACACCGAAAACGCCATCGGCTTCCAGGCCAGCTTCACCTTGCTCAACAGTAAATTCAAAGGGCTGGTATCGGCCCTGCGCGGAGAATGA
- the flgC gene encoding flagellar basal body rod protein FlgC: MSLSSVFNIAGSGMSAQNTRLNTVASNIANAETVSSSIDQTYRARHPVFATTFQNAQAGGSQSLFEDQGEAGQGVQVKGIVEDQSNLEARYEPNHPAANKDGYVYYPNVNVVEEMADMISASRAFQTNAELMNTAKNMMQKVLTLGQ, encoded by the coding sequence ATGTCCCTTTCCAGTGTTTTCAACATTGCCGGCAGCGGCATGAGCGCGCAGAACACCCGCCTCAACACCGTCGCTTCCAACATCGCCAACGCCGAGACCGTGTCGTCGAGCATCGATCAGACCTACCGCGCGCGTCACCCGGTGTTCGCCACAACCTTCCAGAATGCCCAGGCCGGCGGCAGCCAGTCGCTGTTCGAGGACCAGGGCGAGGCGGGGCAGGGTGTGCAGGTCAAAGGCATCGTCGAAGACCAAAGCAACCTCGAAGCACGTTACGAGCCTAATCACCCGGCGGCGAACAAGGACGGCTACGTCTATTACCCGAACGTCAACGTGGTCGAGGAGATGGCCGACATGATCTCCGCCAGCCGCGCGTTCCAGACCAACGCCGAGCTGATGAACACCGCCAAGAACATGATGCAGAAAGTCCTGACCCTGGGTCAGTGA
- the flgD gene encoding flagellar hook assembly protein FlgD, protein MAVDSTSGVNLNDVLTASGVGGTTKKTVDTTSKTGSDALGKDAFLQLLVTQMQHQNPLDPQDNSEFVAQLAQFSSLEGITNLNDSVTSITNAMASSQALQASSLVGRSVVVQNDKAVVDTADSFNGQFVVPQAISEAKITIKDKDGNTVKTIELGEQKAGYADFIWDGTNASGEKVDPGTYTFSASTTVDGQAVQMNTLLPAKVTSVSFNATGEMVLNLAGVGKVSLSDVQTIGI, encoded by the coding sequence ATGGCAGTCGATAGCACCAGCGGTGTGAACCTCAACGATGTCCTGACGGCATCGGGCGTCGGTGGCACCACCAAGAAAACCGTCGATACCACGTCCAAGACCGGTTCCGACGCGCTCGGCAAGGACGCGTTCCTGCAGCTTCTGGTGACCCAGATGCAGCACCAGAACCCGCTCGATCCGCAGGACAACAGCGAGTTCGTCGCCCAGCTCGCGCAGTTCAGCAGCCTCGAAGGCATCACCAACCTGAACGACTCGGTCACCAGCATCACCAATGCCATGGCCTCGTCCCAGGCCCTGCAGGCCTCTTCGCTGGTGGGGCGCTCGGTGGTGGTACAGAACGACAAGGCAGTGGTCGATACTGCCGATAGCTTCAACGGCCAGTTCGTTGTGCCGCAGGCGATCAGCGAAGCGAAGATCACCATCAAGGACAAGGACGGCAACACCGTCAAGACCATCGAGCTGGGTGAGCAGAAAGCCGGTTATGCCGACTTCATCTGGGACGGCACCAATGCCAGCGGCGAGAAGGTCGACCCAGGCACCTACACCTTCAGCGCCAGCACCACCGTCGACGGCCAGGCCGTGCAGATGAACACCCTGCTGCCAGCCAAGGTGACCAGTGTCAGCTTCAACGCCACCGGCGAGATGGTGCTGAACCTCGCGGGTGTCGGCAAGGTTTCCCTCTCCGACGTACAAACCATCGGTATCTAA
- the flgE gene encoding flagellar hook protein FlgE, whose protein sequence is MSFNIGLSGLYAANKQLDVTGNNIANVNTTGFKSSRAEFADVYAGANRLGVGKNQVGAGVRLAAISQQFTQGDVNTTGNVLDMGIQGQGFFVLSDNGARVYTRAGAFQADKNNFVVTSDGLRLQGYAADSNGKIQKGVLTDLKIDTSALKPKATTLIDQGINLNSSATDIPLQVYDDSTPPVLVPNKVFDPSDETTYTKSFPTKVYDSQGNEHTLEQFYRKTDTNEWTMYTLVDGRNPFDPSSTTPLTGTISFNSDGSVKSMAADNTGHPTGSSFTVTNNTFTMTGWVPAVEDSAGNWASNGATGNAEGMKLSMNSTTSYNTETARMSQSQDGYATGILSSLSIDSTGVLFASFSNQQSRAIGQVALAGFANEQGLQQIGGTRWTETYSSGIPGIDAPKTGTLGSVESNALEGSNVNLTQELVELIKAQSNYQANAKTISTESTIMQTIIQMT, encoded by the coding sequence ATGTCTTTCAATATCGGCCTTAGCGGTCTGTACGCAGCCAACAAGCAACTGGACGTTACCGGCAACAACATCGCCAACGTCAACACCACCGGCTTCAAATCGTCGCGCGCCGAGTTCGCCGACGTCTACGCTGGCGCCAACCGCCTGGGTGTGGGCAAGAACCAGGTGGGCGCCGGTGTACGCCTGGCAGCCATTTCGCAGCAGTTCACCCAGGGTGACGTCAACACCACCGGCAACGTGCTGGACATGGGCATCCAGGGCCAGGGCTTCTTCGTGCTCTCCGACAACGGCGCGCGGGTTTACACCCGTGCCGGCGCCTTCCAGGCTGACAAGAACAACTTCGTGGTGACCTCGGACGGCCTGCGCCTGCAGGGCTATGCGGCCGACTCCAATGGCAAGATCCAGAAGGGTGTGCTGACCGATCTGAAGATCGACACTTCGGCCCTCAAGCCCAAGGCCACCACCCTGATCGACCAGGGCATCAACCTGAACTCCTCGGCTACCGACATTCCGCTGCAGGTCTATGACGACAGCACGCCGCCGGTACTGGTACCCAACAAGGTATTCGACCCCTCCGACGAAACCACCTACACCAAGTCGTTCCCGACCAAGGTGTATGACAGCCAGGGTAACGAGCACACCCTGGAGCAGTTCTACCGTAAGACCGACACCAACGAGTGGACCATGTACACCCTGGTCGACGGCCGCAACCCGTTCGATCCGTCGTCGACCACTCCGCTGACCGGCACCATCAGTTTCAACAGCGATGGTTCGGTGAAATCCATGGCGGCCGATAACACCGGCCACCCGACAGGTTCGTCGTTCACCGTAACCAACAACACCTTCACCATGACCGGCTGGGTGCCTGCCGTGGAAGACTCCGCTGGCAACTGGGCAAGCAACGGCGCCACCGGCAATGCCGAAGGCATGAAGCTGTCGATGAACAGCACCACCTCCTACAACACCGAGACCGCGCGCATGTCGCAGTCCCAGGACGGTTATGCCACCGGTATCCTGTCGAGCCTGAGCATCGACTCCACCGGCGTGCTGTTCGCCAGCTTCAGCAACCAGCAGTCGCGTGCCATCGGCCAAGTAGCTCTGGCCGGCTTCGCCAACGAGCAGGGGTTGCAGCAGATTGGCGGTACTCGCTGGACCGAAACCTACAGCTCCGGCATCCCGGGCATCGATGCGCCGAAGACCGGTACGCTGGGCAGCGTCGAGTCCAACGCCCTGGAAGGCTCCAACGTCAACCTGACCCAAGAGCTGGTCGAGCTGATCAAGGCGCAGAGCAACTATCAGGCGAACGCCAAGACCATCTCCACCGAAAGCACCATCATGCAGACCATCATCCAGATGACCTGA
- the flgF gene encoding flagellar basal-body rod protein FlgF, translating into MDKMLYVAMTGASQNALAQKAHANNLANISTNGFQRDLEQARSMPVFGDSFPSRAFAMTERPATDFSEGPMVETGRDLDVAVAGQGFIAVQAPDGSEAYVRTGSLNIDALGVLRAGNGMPVIGNGGPIAIPPEQKVEVGEDGTISIRSMGEDPRVMAEVDRIKLVNPDTKGLTKGLDGLIHTGNGQPAAADVNVRVVSGFLEGSNVNAVEEMTSVLALSRQFELHVKMMNAAKEGDEAMARVLQLG; encoded by the coding sequence GTGGACAAGATGCTTTACGTGGCCATGACCGGCGCCAGCCAGAACGCGCTGGCGCAGAAGGCCCACGCCAACAACCTGGCGAACATTTCCACCAACGGCTTCCAGCGTGACCTGGAGCAGGCCCGCTCGATGCCGGTGTTCGGTGACAGCTTTCCGTCGCGAGCCTTTGCGATGACCGAGCGCCCGGCCACCGACTTCAGCGAAGGGCCGATGGTCGAGACCGGGCGTGACCTGGATGTGGCCGTGGCCGGCCAGGGCTTCATCGCCGTGCAGGCTCCCGACGGTAGCGAAGCCTATGTGCGTACCGGCAGCTTGAACATCGACGCCCTCGGCGTGCTGCGCGCCGGCAACGGCATGCCGGTGATCGGCAACGGTGGCCCCATCGCCATTCCGCCTGAGCAGAAGGTCGAAGTCGGCGAAGACGGCACCATCAGCATCCGCTCCATGGGCGAAGACCCGCGGGTGATGGCCGAGGTCGACCGCATCAAGCTGGTCAATCCCGACACCAAGGGCCTGACCAAAGGCCTGGACGGGCTGATCCACACCGGCAACGGCCAGCCTGCGGCTGCCGACGTCAACGTGCGTGTGGTCTCGGGCTTCCTGGAGGGCAGCAACGTCAACGCCGTGGAAGAAATGACCTCGGTACTGGCGCTGTCCCGTCAATTCGAACTGCACGTCAAGATGATGAACGCGGCCAAGGAAGGCGATGAAGCCATGGCGCGTGTTTTGCAACTCGGCTAA
- the flgG gene encoding flagellar basal-body rod protein FlgG — translation MLPALWVAKTGLSAQDTNLTVISNNLANVSTTGFKRDRAEFQDLLYQIKRQPGAQSTQDSELPSGLQVGTGVRIVGTQKNFQTGSLQTTENPLDMAVNGRGFFQVLQPDGTVSYTRDGTFHLNSDGQIVTANGFALEPAIVVPNDAQTFTVGQDGTVSITTAGNPAAQVIGNIQTADFINPAGLQAIGENLFLETAASGAPQVGTPGLNGFGTTLQQTLENSNVSTVEELVNMITTQRAYEMNSKVISTADQMLSFVTQQL, via the coding sequence ATGCTTCCGGCTCTTTGGGTCGCTAAAACCGGCCTGTCCGCCCAGGACACCAACCTCACGGTCATTTCCAACAACCTGGCCAACGTTTCCACCACCGGCTTCAAGCGTGACCGCGCCGAGTTCCAGGATCTGCTGTACCAGATCAAGCGTCAGCCAGGTGCCCAGTCGACCCAGGACAGCGAGCTGCCGTCGGGCCTGCAGGTCGGTACCGGTGTGCGCATCGTCGGCACCCAGAAGAACTTCCAGACCGGCAGCCTGCAAACCACCGAGAACCCGCTGGACATGGCGGTCAACGGCCGTGGCTTCTTCCAGGTACTGCAGCCGGACGGCACCGTTTCGTACACCCGCGACGGTACCTTCCACCTGAACTCCGACGGCCAGATCGTCACCGCCAACGGCTTCGCCCTGGAGCCTGCGATCGTGGTGCCGAACGACGCCCAGACCTTCACCGTGGGCCAGGATGGCACCGTGTCGATCACCACTGCCGGCAACCCGGCTGCCCAGGTGATCGGCAACATCCAGACCGCCGACTTCATCAACCCGGCTGGCCTGCAGGCCATTGGCGAGAACCTGTTCCTGGAAACCGCCGCCAGTGGCGCGCCACAGGTTGGTACTCCAGGCCTGAACGGCTTCGGCACCACCCTGCAGCAGACCCTGGAAAACTCCAACGTCAGCACCGTCGAAGAGCTGGTGAACATGATCACCACCCAGCGTGCCTACGAGATGAACTCCAAAGTCATCTCCACCGCCGACCAGATGCTGTCGTTCGTCACCCAGCAGCTGTAA
- the flgH gene encoding flagellar basal body L-ring protein FlgH — protein MKRSLSVFALGGAVLLAGCVAPTPKPNDPYYAPVLPRTPLPAAANNGSIYQAGFEQSLYTDRKAFRVGDIITITLNEKTSASKNAGSQIQKNSKADIGLTSLFGTTPNTNNPFGSGDLSLEAGYSGDRATKGDSKATQGNTLTGSITVTVAEVLPNGIIAVRGEKWLTLNTGEELVRIAGLVRADDIATDNTVPSTRVADARITYSGTGSFADASQPGWLDRFFISPLWPF, from the coding sequence ATGAAGCGTTCGTTGTCTGTCTTCGCCCTGGGGGGGGCGGTGTTGCTGGCTGGTTGCGTCGCGCCGACGCCCAAGCCCAACGACCCGTACTACGCGCCGGTTCTGCCGCGCACCCCATTGCCGGCGGCGGCCAACAACGGTTCGATTTACCAGGCCGGGTTCGAGCAGAGCCTGTACACCGACCGCAAGGCCTTCCGGGTCGGTGACATCATTACCATCACGCTCAACGAGAAGACCTCGGCGAGCAAGAATGCCGGCTCGCAGATTCAGAAGAACAGCAAGGCAGACATCGGCCTGACCTCGCTGTTCGGCACCACGCCGAACACCAACAACCCGTTCGGCAGTGGCGACCTGAGCCTCGAAGCCGGCTACAGCGGTGACCGCGCCACCAAGGGCGACAGCAAGGCGACCCAGGGCAACACCCTGACCGGCTCGATCACCGTCACCGTCGCCGAAGTGCTGCCCAACGGCATCATCGCCGTGCGCGGCGAGAAATGGCTGACTCTGAACACCGGCGAAGAGCTGGTGCGCATCGCCGGCCTGGTGCGCGCCGACGACATCGCCACCGACAACACCGTGCCATCGACCCGGGTGGCCGATGCACGTATCACCTATTCGGGCACCGGCTCGTTCGCCGATGCCAGCCAGCCGGGTTGGCTCGATCGCTTCTTCATCAGCCCGCTCTGGCCTTTCTGA
- a CDS encoding flagellar basal body P-ring protein FlgI: MFNLRQLIAATLLLSCAFGAHAERLKDIASISGVRSNQLIGYGLVVGLNGTGDQTTQTPFTLQTFNNMLSQFGIKVPAGSGNVQLKNVAAVSVHADLPAFAKPGQVVDITVSSIGNSKSLRGGSLLMTPLKGIDGNVYAIAQGNLVVGGFDAEGRDGSKITVNVPSAGRIPGGASVERAVPSGFNQGNTLTLNLNRPDFTTAKRIVDKVNELLGPGVAQAVDGGSVRVSAPMDPSQRVDYLSILENLEIDPGQAVAKVIINSRTGTIVIGQNVKVSPAAVTHGSLTVTITEDPIVSQPGPFSNGQTAVVPRSRVNAEQEAKPMFKFGPGTTLDEIVRAVNQVGAAPGDLMAILEALKQAGALQADLIVI; this comes from the coding sequence ATGTTCAACCTTAGGCAGCTGATTGCCGCAACCTTGCTCCTGTCCTGCGCGTTCGGTGCCCATGCCGAACGCCTGAAGGACATCGCCAGCATTTCTGGCGTGCGTTCCAACCAGTTGATCGGTTACGGCCTGGTGGTGGGGCTCAACGGCACGGGTGACCAGACCACCCAGACGCCGTTCACCCTGCAGACCTTCAACAACATGCTGTCGCAGTTCGGCATCAAGGTGCCGGCAGGTTCCGGCAACGTGCAGTTGAAGAACGTCGCGGCAGTGTCGGTGCATGCCGACCTGCCGGCCTTCGCCAAGCCAGGCCAGGTGGTGGACATCACCGTGTCCTCGATCGGCAACTCCAAGAGCCTGCGCGGCGGCAGCCTGCTGATGACCCCCCTCAAGGGTATCGATGGCAACGTCTATGCCATCGCCCAGGGCAACCTGGTGGTCGGCGGTTTCGATGCCGAGGGCCGTGACGGTTCGAAGATCACCGTCAACGTACCGTCGGCCGGCCGCATCCCTGGCGGTGCTTCGGTCGAGCGCGCGGTGCCGAGTGGCTTCAACCAGGGCAACACCCTGACCCTGAACCTCAATCGCCCTGATTTCACCACCGCCAAGCGCATCGTCGACAAGGTCAACGAACTGCTTGGCCCAGGTGTCGCCCAGGCCGTGGACGGCGGCTCGGTGCGGGTCAGTGCGCCGATGGACCCGAGCCAGCGCGTCGACTACCTGTCGATCCTGGAAAACCTCGAGATCGACCCGGGCCAGGCGGTTGCCAAGGTCATCATCAACTCGCGTACCGGCACCATCGTGATTGGCCAGAACGTCAAGGTCTCGCCGGCGGCCGTAACCCACGGCAGCCTCACCGTGACCATTACCGAAGACCCGATCGTCAGCCAGCCGGGGCCGTTCTCCAATGGCCAGACCGCCGTGGTGCCGCGCTCGCGGGTCAATGCCGAACAGGAAGCCAAGCCGATGTTCAAGTTCGGCCCGGGCACCACGTTGGATGAGATCGTCCGTGCGGTGAACCAGGTGGGCGCAGCGCCTGGCGACCTGATGGCCATCCTCGAAGCCCTGAAGCAGGCCGGCGCGTTGCAAGCCGACCTGATCGTGATCTGA